Proteins encoded within one genomic window of Jiangella mangrovi:
- a CDS encoding DUF3107 family protein, whose product MEVKIGVHNATRELVIESNQSPKDIESTVRSALSDPNGLLDLADERGRRLLVRTEHLTYVEIGEPVERRVGFGTV is encoded by the coding sequence GTGGAGGTCAAGATCGGCGTGCACAACGCCACGCGCGAGCTGGTGATCGAGAGCAACCAGTCTCCGAAGGACATCGAGAGCACGGTCCGCTCGGCACTCAGCGACCCCAACGGTCTGCTCGACCTCGCCGACGAGCGAGGCCGGCGGCTCCTGGTCCGCACCGAGCACCTCACCTACGTCGAGATCGGCGAGCCGGTCGAGCGCCGGGTCGGTTTCGGCACCGTCTGA
- a CDS encoding TetR/AcrR family transcriptional regulator — MPRDQRRAQLLGAAREVFVAQGYHAAAMDDIADRAGVSKPVLYQHFPGKLELYVALLDASKNELLETLHRAMASTDDNKQRVIATVNAYFEFVDNDSGGYRLLFESDLPNEPVVRERLDRLTELCSQEVSQIIAEDTGLPPEESNLLAVGLVGIAQVTARYWLSAGGSIPREAAAELVAALGWRGIRGFPKRDGIPHA, encoded by the coding sequence ATGCCCCGGGACCAGCGCCGGGCCCAGCTGCTGGGCGCCGCCCGCGAGGTGTTCGTGGCGCAGGGCTACCACGCCGCCGCCATGGACGACATCGCCGACCGCGCCGGTGTCAGCAAGCCGGTGCTCTACCAGCACTTCCCCGGCAAGCTCGAGCTGTACGTCGCGCTGCTCGACGCCAGCAAGAACGAGCTGCTCGAGACCCTGCACCGGGCCATGGCGTCCACCGACGACAACAAGCAGCGCGTCATCGCGACGGTCAACGCCTACTTCGAGTTCGTCGACAACGACTCCGGCGGCTACCGCCTGCTGTTCGAGTCCGACCTCCCCAACGAGCCCGTCGTCCGCGAGCGGCTGGACCGCCTGACCGAGCTGTGCTCGCAAGAGGTCAGCCAGATCATCGCCGAGGACACCGGCCTGCCGCCCGAGGAGTCCAACCTGCTCGCCGTCGGCCTGGTCGGCATCGCGCAGGTCACCGCCCGCTACTGGCTGTCGGCCGGCGGCAGCATCCCGCGCGAGGCCGCGGCCGAGCTCGTCGCCGCCCTCGGCTGGCGCGGCATCCGCGGCTTCCCCAAGCGCGACGGTATTCCCCACGCCTGA